One segment of Tamlana crocina DNA contains the following:
- a CDS encoding DUF5686 family protein, whose protein sequence is MNLRLLIALFLTVTSSLIAQTKVSGHVFDENGEPISFANVIFEGSTQGTITDENGRFYLESDETWSGVTVSFIGYETLNAPLEKKVNYNLKYVLKEERAELSEVLVVAGKQPKKNNPAIDLLRKIWAHKRSNGLKQFDQYQYDKYEKVEFDINTIDSALIKSRLFRGMEFVFNEVDTSRVTGKTYLPMFINEAFSEVYGDNTINKTKEILKGNKNSGFSDNQVIIDFVDDLYNDFNVYDNYLRFFDKSFVSPLSKTGISTYNYKLLDSAYIDNKWCYNVMYYPRRKNELTFKGDFWVADTTYAIKEINLQASKSANINWVKEIYIEQEFEVLSDSLFLIKRDYMMTDFAFSKKEKSRGVYGKRTTLYDNYKFDIKKDEAFYEKDVYNYNEDVYNRDDAFWAQNRLEDLNKDEKGVYKMLDTLKTVKKFKRLYNLGSILASGYIEFNTLPLDYGPIFSTFGFNEVEGLRLRTGGRTYFGPNDLWRLEGFVAYGLRDDKFKYGLSGKWLLDKKSRFIISGGNRRDVEQTGASLTTSTDVLGRSLASSSLVTTSANDKLTNINLTSVAIEAEPWRNVVLRLGANYRTLESASPTFSLDYNTPDGVKSEIKQYESTFSVSYFPKRKMTGFGVERRTANDDFARLFAQVSRGDKTVMDSDFDYTKLQLSYLQPWQVGGFGRLTTSVEVGKTFGEVPLGLLSVVPGNQSYFSIYNTFSQLDFYEFVTDTYASFHFEHNFNGRFFSRIPWLRKLNLREIVSVRGAWGELSDENIALSTTNNPNNIELVAPSNEPYYEYSLGIGNIFKVFRIDFNFRGNYKDNGAYPDVRKFGVTGSFGFYF, encoded by the coding sequence ATGAACTTAAGACTACTTATTGCCCTGTTTTTAACCGTAACCAGTTCATTAATCGCCCAAACCAAGGTGAGCGGTCACGTATTCGATGAAAACGGCGAACCCATATCGTTCGCCAATGTTATTTTTGAAGGCTCCACACAGGGCACGATTACCGATGAAAACGGCCGATTTTATTTGGAGTCGGATGAAACATGGAGCGGAGTCACGGTATCGTTTATTGGTTACGAAACCCTAAATGCGCCCTTGGAAAAAAAGGTGAACTACAATTTAAAATATGTTTTAAAGGAAGAGCGTGCCGAATTGAGCGAAGTGTTGGTTGTGGCTGGAAAGCAACCCAAAAAGAACAATCCGGCGATTGATTTGCTTCGGAAAATTTGGGCACACAAACGCAGCAACGGCTTAAAGCAATTTGACCAATACCAATACGATAAATACGAAAAAGTTGAGTTCGATATCAATACCATCGACAGCGCACTCATTAAAAGTAGGTTGTTCCGTGGGATGGAATTTGTGTTCAACGAAGTGGATACCTCGCGGGTTACGGGTAAAACCTATTTGCCCATGTTCATTAACGAAGCGTTTTCAGAAGTATATGGCGATAACACCATCAACAAAACCAAAGAAATTTTAAAAGGGAATAAAAATTCTGGTTTTAGCGATAACCAAGTCATTATCGATTTTGTGGACGATTTGTACAACGATTTCAACGTGTACGATAATTACCTGCGCTTTTTCGATAAGAGTTTTGTGAGTCCCCTGTCCAAAACGGGTATCAGCACCTACAATTACAAATTGTTGGATAGTGCTTACATCGATAACAAATGGTGCTATAATGTGATGTATTATCCACGCCGAAAAAACGAACTCACCTTTAAGGGTGATTTTTGGGTGGCCGATACCACTTATGCCATTAAGGAAATCAATCTGCAGGCATCAAAAAGTGCGAATATCAACTGGGTGAAAGAGATTTATATTGAGCAGGAATTTGAGGTGCTCAGCGATTCGTTGTTTTTGATAAAACGCGATTATATGATGACCGATTTCGCGTTCAGTAAAAAGGAAAAATCGCGAGGCGTTTACGGCAAGCGCACCACGCTTTACGATAATTATAAGTTCGACATAAAAAAGGACGAAGCCTTTTACGAAAAAGACGTGTACAATTATAACGAAGATGTGTACAATCGCGATGATGCGTTTTGGGCACAAAACCGTTTGGAAGACCTCAATAAAGATGAAAAAGGCGTTTACAAAATGCTCGATACCCTGAAAACCGTAAAGAAGTTTAAACGACTTTATAATTTGGGAAGCATTTTGGCGTCGGGCTATATCGAGTTCAATACACTGCCATTGGATTATGGTCCTATTTTTTCCACTTTTGGGTTTAACGAAGTGGAAGGTTTGCGACTGCGAACGGGTGGCCGCACCTATTTTGGGCCGAACGATTTATGGCGTTTGGAAGGTTTTGTGGCTTATGGGCTTCGAGACGACAAGTTTAAATATGGTTTGTCTGGAAAATGGCTCCTCGATAAAAAAAGCCGGTTTATTATTTCCGGCGGAAACCGTCGTGATGTGGAGCAAACAGGGGCGAGCTTAACCACCAGTACCGATGTATTGGGGCGCAGTTTGGCGTCGTCGTCATTGGTGACCACGAGTGCCAACGATAAGCTTACCAATATCAACCTTACCAGTGTAGCTATTGAGGCCGAACCGTGGCGAAATGTGGTACTGCGCTTGGGCGCCAACTACCGAACGTTGGAGTCGGCATCGCCAACTTTTAGTTTGGATTACAATACGCCCGATGGTGTGAAATCGGAAATTAAGCAATATGAATCTACCTTTTCGGTATCGTATTTCCCAAAGCGGAAAATGACCGGTTTTGGTGTGGAACGCCGAACCGCCAACGATGATTTTGCACGCTTGTTTGCGCAAGTGAGTCGTGGTGATAAAACGGTAATGGATAGCGATTTTGATTATACCAAACTGCAGCTTTCGTATTTGCAGCCCTGGCAAGTGGGCGGCTTTGGGCGATTGACCACCTCGGTGGAAGTCGGCAAAACCTTTGGCGAAGTGCCTCTGGGGCTTTTAAGCGTCGTGCCGGGTAACCAATCGTATTTTTCCATTTATAACACCTTTTCGCAACTCGATTTTTATGAGTTCGTAACCGATACCTATGCCTCGTTCCATTTTGAGCATAATTTTAACGGGCGATTCTTTTCAAGAATTCCGTGGTTGCGCAAACTTAACCTTCGTGAAATTGTGAGCGTTCGTGGGGCTTGGGGCGAACTGTCCGACGAAAATATAGCACTAAGCACTACCAATAATCCCAACAACATCGAGTTGGTAGCGCCATCAAACGAGCCGTATTACGAATACAGTTTGGGTATTGGCAATATTTTTAAGGTGTTTAGAATAGACTTCAATTTTAGGGGCAACTATAAAGATAACGGGGCTTACCCCGATGTCCGAAAATTTGGTGTTACGGGTAGCTTTGGGTTTTATTTTTAA
- a CDS encoding pyruvate dehydrogenase complex E1 component subunit beta gives MKTIQFREAICEAMSEEMRRDESVYLMGEEVAEYNGAYKASKGMLDEFGPKRVIDTPIAELGFAGVAIGSTMTGNRPIVEYMTFNFSLVGIDQIINNAAKIRQMSGGQFKCPIVFRGPTASAGQLGATHSQAFENWFANTPGLKVVVPSNPYDAKGLLKAAIRDDDPVIFMESEQMYGDKGEVPEGEYILPLGVADIKRKGDNVTIVSFGKIIKEAYKAADELEKEGISCEIIDLRTVRPMDRKAILESVKKTNRLVVLEEAWPFGNVATEITYLVQSEAFDYLDAPVVKINTADTPAPYSPVLLAEWLPNHEDVIKAVKKVMYKL, from the coding sequence ATGAAAACAATTCAATTTAGAGAGGCTATTTGCGAAGCCATGAGCGAGGAAATGCGCCGCGATGAAAGCGTTTATTTAATGGGTGAAGAGGTAGCCGAGTATAATGGTGCCTATAAAGCATCAAAAGGTATGTTGGACGAATTTGGGCCAAAGCGTGTTATCGATACACCTATTGCCGAGCTAGGTTTTGCTGGGGTGGCTATTGGTTCTACCATGACGGGCAACAGACCGATTGTAGAATATATGACCTTTAACTTCTCTTTAGTTGGAATTGATCAAATTATAAACAACGCTGCCAAAATCCGCCAAATGTCGGGTGGGCAGTTTAAGTGTCCTATTGTATTCCGTGGCCCAACAGCTTCGGCGGGACAATTGGGAGCGACGCACTCACAAGCTTTCGAAAACTGGTTTGCAAATACACCAGGTTTAAAAGTGGTAGTGCCATCAAATCCATATGATGCGAAGGGCTTATTAAAAGCGGCTATTCGCGATGACGATCCTGTAATTTTCATGGAAAGTGAGCAAATGTATGGTGATAAAGGCGAAGTGCCAGAAGGCGAATACATTTTGCCATTGGGTGTTGCCGATATTAAACGTAAGGGAGACAATGTAACCATTGTATCTTTCGGGAAAATTATAAAGGAAGCTTACAAAGCAGCCGATGAGTTGGAGAAAGAAGGTATTTCTTGTGAAATTATCGATTTGCGTACTGTACGCCCAATGGACAGAAAAGCCATTTTAGAGTCGGTTAAGAAAACCAACCGTTTGGTAGTATTGGAAGAAGCTTGGCCATTTGGAAACGTTGCCACAGAAATCACCTATTTGGTACAATCGGAAGCGTTTGATTATTTGGATGCACCTGTTGTAAAAATAAACACCGCCGATACGCCTGCACCTTACTCGCCAGTATTATTGGCCGAGTGGTTGCCAAATCACGAAGATGTGATTAAGGCCGTTAAAAAGGTGATGTACAAATTATAA